One window of Flavobacteriales bacterium genomic DNA carries:
- a CDS encoding polysaccharide deacetylase family protein: protein MPRGLVLRMLAMLDRRIRWRMPATAKEVFLTFDDGPEPEVTTWVLDTLAKHGAKATFFCLGRNVQLHPGLFHRLRSEGHAVGHHTWDHPDGWRTPVRTYYRNVLRGAEQVGGFLFRPPYGRIGIGRARSLGKRYQVVMWDVLGGDFRKDKSGEACARRVLARVRPGSIVVLHDNLKSAACLMEALPRILVGLNKKGYICLGMDDKAVTNR from the coding sequence ATGCCGCGCGGTCTGGTCCTGCGCATGCTGGCCATGCTGGACCGCCGCATACGTTGGCGGATGCCGGCCACGGCGAAGGAGGTATTCCTCACCTTCGATGACGGACCGGAGCCCGAGGTGACGACTTGGGTGCTGGACACGCTTGCGAAGCATGGTGCTAAAGCGACCTTCTTCTGCTTAGGCCGGAATGTGCAACTCCATCCCGGGCTCTTCCATCGCCTGCGAAGTGAAGGCCACGCGGTAGGGCACCACACCTGGGACCATCCGGATGGCTGGCGGACGCCAGTGCGGACATATTACCGCAATGTGCTCCGCGGTGCGGAACAGGTCGGCGGCTTCTTGTTCCGTCCGCCATATGGTCGGATCGGCATTGGCAGGGCGCGCTCGTTGGGCAAACGCTACCAAGTGGTGATGTGGGACGTTCTGGGCGGGGACTTCAGGAAGGACAAGAGCGGTGAGGCCTGTGCGCGGCGCGTACTTGCCCGAGTGAGACCCGGCAGCATTGTGGTGCTGCACGACAACCTGAAGAGCGCTGCGTGCTTGATGGAAGCGCTGCCCCGCATCTTGGTGGGCCTGAATAAGAAAGGCTACATCTGCTTGGGAATGGACGACAAAGCGGTCACGAACCGGTGA